The DNA region AAGTGTAAGTACAACATCAATTGAAATTACAGAAATATAGCAAGAACCAAATGTCAGCAGGTATTGCCAAATTTATGAATGGTACAGAAATGCATGCTGCATGCTGCAATAGCAGTACAACCATTCTTTTTTCCCAAAAATAATGAAAAAGCTAATTCTTTGTCAGATTCTATGTTAAGGCACTCTCCAACAATCTTTCTATGATTCATGTGCAAATCATCAACAAAACAGAAATTCAAACCAATATCTCCTATAACTAACTCACAGAGTTTTCTGCCAGTGTATGAATTGTGAAATGAAATGGGGTCAACAAACACCAGCAGAAGCAAGCCTAGACAGTAGATACTGGGCATTCCATAGAGAATGCAGTCAGCTAAAATGATTTATTACCATGGAGACTACAGACTAGttgacaacctataggtttgagCGGATGAGCGTGAGTCAAAAGTGACATGAAACAATACGTGGCCACCAACATTTTGGGTAACATCATAGTTCCTAAAGTACAATTGGCAGGTAAGAACTACTAGGCTAATATAATCTGATTAACGAAACCCCGCAACTCAGTAAACGGTAACATAAACCTATGTTTCTGTTGTGGACGCCTTTGTGGGCTGCGTCTACCAGTGTAGGAGGCGCCAACAGCAGCCGGCTCAGGATAATTAGTTGTTAGCAAGGATTAGGAGGTTTAGATTTGGTTGTTAGTATCTTTGGTTGTTAGGCCCGACATTATATAAGCCAGCTAGTTCAGATTGTTTAGGGAGCAGAGATTGAGCCCTTAAGGTTCAGAGCCTCTTCGGAGGGCGAACTGGATTCAATTTGGCTGAGGTTTATCTCTAATTTCCTCCTAAATAAAGCTGTCATCGTTAGCCCATATCAGTTTCAGTACACAAGAATATGATAGACAACACTACAACACCAGTATTTCGGTCCCCAAAACAATGAAGACACACTAGGAAAGGTCTTCATAATTCCACTAGCTACCAAGTTTGAAGGCAACCTGTTTCATGTATGGTGTTGGTGTACACAGTAAAGACACACAAATAGGGAGGCGTGGGATtggtttgggggggggggggggcacatGTTCCTGACATCACAACTAACGCAGTGAGAATCAAATCATCCAATTGGTAGAAAATGGACAGAATGATATGATGTTTTAATCCTCCAATATCTAATTGATAGAATCCGGATCAGCTAGTTAAGTGTACGATTCATGTCCAATTACACCTTGTAAATATAAATTATCAATGAATTGGAACCTAAACCAATTTCTTCAATATCTAACTCAGAGTTTTCCACCCAATTTATACCTTGTGAAAGGAAGTATGGTCAGCAAACACCAGCAACAAGCCTAGATGGTGGACGTTTTGTGGAGAACCAAATCAGCTAAAAAATGAAATGTTGTCATGACGACCAGTAGATAGTGCAATGCTTCAAGCAAATGTACAAATGTGACAGACAACAAATCTGGAAACCCCACACAAGGCAATAAACATTCTCTCTGGATGGCATTCATAGCTTCTCTAGCACACTTGGTAGGCAAGAATTTCTAGGCTAACATAATCCAATTAATGAAATCACGCAACTCAGTAATATATCATATACATGGAAAGCACAATTACAGATATATCTAATAACATGGACCTCATGAGTCAGAGAAGACCCTGCAAAACAGTGAAGATACGCTAGAACAGGTCATCATAACTCCACTAGCAAGTTTGAAGGCAACTTGGCTTCATATATAAAGTAAAAGGCGCACCCATTCACAGTGCAGAAACACAAATCGGGCAGGATGGATTAGCGTGACAATATCTAAGGCAATTCATCAAACATTTTTAGAGGAACAATTCATCAAACATATTGTAGGTGCCGGAGGCATCACCAAAGTAAATCTTAATAACTCAATAGAAATCAATCCTAATTCCTAAATCATCGCAATCCAAAAAAAATGATATGATGCTTTAATCCTCCATTATCGTATCGAATTGCTAGCATAAATCATTGCATTTGGAGTAGAAACAAGGAAAAGTGAAGGGGGTCATACAGATGCCTTATTGATGAGGAAGACAGCCTCATTGGATGCGCGGATGGTGGCGTCCTCGGCCCGCATCAGCTGCCGTACCCGCGCCATCGGGAAGCTGCACGAACCCATGTCGGCCGCGGTCGCCTTCTGGTCCTTCCGCTTCTTCTTCACGGGCGTAGATGCGGGCGCATCCCCATCGGCGGACGCTCTCTTCGGGCTCCTGGCCTCATTTTGGGGCTCATCGTCGCCGCGCTTCCTCTTGGTAGGCGTGGGCTTCTCGCTCTTGGCTTGCTTCTTCTTCGTGGGTGTGGTCGCGGGCGCCGCGGACTTCCGCGCTTTGCCGGGTGATTGCTGCTGCTTCTTCGGCGTGGGCGCGGGCTTCTCCGCTTTGCCGGTTGATTGCTGCTTCTTCGCGGGCGTCACGGGCTTCTCCGGCTTGCCGGGTGACTGCTGCTTCTTAACTGGCGTCGCGGCCTTCTCCGGCTTGCCGGATGACGGCTGCTTCTTCGAGGGCGTCGTGGCCTTCTCCTGCTTGCCGGATGACTGGTGCCTCTTCCCGGGCGTCGCGGGCTTCTCCGGCTTGCCGGGTTGCTGCTTCTTCTTCGCGGGCTTGGGTTCCTTCTGGGGTTTGGATTCCGGGCGGTCgcccttcttcctcttcttcgcgGGCGTCGCCACGTCGCCGGATGCCTGCTGCTTCTTACGCTTGCCGCCCTCTTGGGGCTCCGGCTTGTCGCGCTTCCTCTTCGCGGCCGCTAGCTTCTCCTTGGTGATTTTGCGAGGTTTCGGAGCCGACCGCGCCTTGGCACTGGCGGCTGAGGCCTCACCCGAAGCTTGCTTTGGTCGGCCCTTGGAGCTGGGGGTGGCGCTGCCGTTGCGCTGGGTGGAGGGCGGGGCGGGTTTTACTGGGGTGGTCTTCTTCCCGGCCatgttgcgccgccgccgcccgaaccCTCACCGGGAGCTCAAAAGCGGTGGTGGCGTGGCAGAGAGAGGGGGGAGTTCAAAATTTCTCGGAGCCGCGCGGGCGCTTCGGGAAACAAATGGATGACTGGGAAACAAATTTGAGAGGAGACTGACTTCCTTACTTTTCAAGATCTTTTAAagattttaatcaaatttttgaaACAACTCAAATCAGTCGCCTTCGATTTTTATTTTACCTATCTAAACACGTGTAATATGTAAGGCTGACTCCAACAGACGCAAGCTATTTCGGCCAGCCATGCGGGGTTTTGCCTGCCCCCGGCAAGTTTCCTGCTCAGCCATATCACGAGTGAATCCAACAGCAAAGATACTTTCCCTTCTCCTCTTATAGTAAATGGTGGTGAGTCCGGGTTGGTAGGCCGTGGGACCATGCTAGCAGAGATGGAGCAGCGTGATGGCTGCCGGTCACAACACTAGCGATTTTGGCTGATTCTCTCTCCTACTGCGATTTTGGCTGGTCCGTTTAGCTGTTCCGTTGGAAGGAGGTTTCTGCTGCTACAGTACTCGCGCGGCAGCTATTTTAGCTTTGCGTGGCCCTTTGGCTGCTCCGTTGGAGTCAGCCTAAGGCTAGAAATGCAGTATGGTTGAATGGTTGGTGGGTGCAAGGTGCTCAAATGTATTCTCGTGCAAGAAAGAAAGTGAGAGACTCTTAGACAAAACATTCGTATTTAAAGAAGGTGTCACTGATAAATCGATTTGGTTGAAGGAAGAAAAACGCTTATTAAACGTGCTGGTTTTAAAATGAAAACAAACCGGCCTATCTTTAATTGAAAAATAGTAGTTATCTTATCGTTCGATTTTTTGCCTACCAACTCTGGTAATTTTACATTAAATCCTCTAATTCTGAATTCTTTATGATAGGATTAGTTTTCTGCCCATCTGGCTCATAGCAGTAACTAGAGAATTGATTGGATAGCTACCTAGCTAGATTCTTATCATGTACTGCTCTAATTATATTTGAAAGAATAGGCAGTATTCAGAGAGTTAAGCTGCAGAATCGCTTTTACACTATCAGAATCGCGGCAAGTGCATGCCAATGAAGGTTCCTTTGCACTTGGTTGGTTGAAATGTGAAGTTGCATATAGACCGAATACGCAGACTTGTAAAACGAGCCGGCGTGTCTCCCATCCAAAAACCaaaccggcggccggcggccaccGTGGATGTCATTTCTCGACCGTCCGGCCATCCCCGCACCGCCGATCCGACGTGGACCTCAGACGTGGCGCGTTTCCATTGGGAGACAAACGTCATTGCTACCGACGCAGCTGCCAGGCTCGCTGGTTCCCGCTTGGGGCGCCCACAGGTCAGTGAGACGCCGCAGCCACTGGGAAAAGGATTAAGACCACGTCGCCTTCTCCGTCCTCCCGGAAAGCGAACCCACCCGTCCCCTCCATCtccaccccggcacccccatcTCCATCCCCATCCCCATCCCCTTCGTCGCCTCTGCTCCAACTGCTCCTCGATTTGATCACCGATTGGGGCCGATTAGGGTTTACGAGAGTGAGGGAGAGGTAGGGTTCCGCTTCCGCGGGAGATGGCGCAGGCGGTGGAGGAGTGGTACCGGCAGATGCCCATCATCACGCGCTCCtacctcaccgccgccgtcgtcacCACCGTCGGCTGCACCCTCGATGTATCGTCTCTCCCTCTCCCATGATTAGGAGATTCTTCTCCTGCTATGTTGCTAGGATCTCTAATCGCGTGATTTGGCACCTGTTCGACTGTTTATTTGCTCGTGTGCTCATGGGCGCATGGCCCGTTGGCTCGTCTGCGCAGATCATCTCACCCTACCACCTCTACCTGAACCCGAAGCTCGTGGTACAGCAGTACGAGATCTGGCGCCTCGTCACCAACTTCCTCTACTTCCGCAAGATGGGTATGTGCTCCTTATCCTTACCTTTACCCTGGCCCGCAAGTGCAAGTGCAAGGCGATGTGATGTGATGTCTGAACTATATGTTGGATAGAGTGGTATAGACGCGCGCGTTGCAGGGGACACTAGTTTTCAGCTGTGAGTGGAGATGTGTCAATTTGTTGAATAAATGCCAGTCCATTAGCCATACCATTCACATTTATTGTATTCTGTGCATGGTTATGAAAATCAGTAACCGACCGCAGTTTAGTCAGCCATGTTGTAGCAACCGTACAGCTCTACCAGACTGATCGTGCGGCTAGGCAGTTACAAGTAGGTGCACTGTTTTCTGTATACGGCATATTAGACccttacattggttcctaggttGTTGTTCATCAAGTGATGCAAGGTGCCACCGTGGATATGTTACAATGGAAGCATCCCATCCATTTATGTTCGTCGGAGCTGTGCACGTGCATAACGACAAGTTAGACTCGAAAGAGTATTGACCTGTTTTATTTGTCCTCTTTTGTTAGCCTATGTAAACTCACCAGCAACCTAATTATTAGGTTTCTAACCTCAACCTCCAAGCTTCGGAAAAAGTTGGAAGTGCCTCTTTCCCTGGTCAGTTGAGCCTTTTTGTAATGTGAACCGGATCCAGTGCCATCAGTCTTAATTGTGTGACTTGTGCTGCTTTAGGTGTCATGCTTATGAAGAGCTTGTGTGCTGTGGTGCACAATGTACAGCCTTTATTTATGATTATGCTGTATTTCAGATCAAATTGATAATGTTCGAAAGCTCATTTCGCCCATTCAAGGTTAACTATGCATCTGAATATTCAATCATATAGAACCAGTGCCTCTGGATATAATGCTAGTTTATGTATATGCATTTAATAGCACGGAATGGCTATGCATTCTTGGCTTGTTGCATGTGTACCTGTGCACTATTTCCAAACTTGTAAATTGTAATTACTGTCAGACTAGCATTGCTTAATATTTCTCTGCATATTTTAAGTTCTTCACTCCTATAATTAAATCTTACTCTTTTCTGCAGATTTGGATTTTCTTTTCCACATGTTTTTTCTTGCACGGTACTGCAAGCTTCTTGAGGAGAACTCATTTAGAGGGAGAACTGCGGACTTTTTCTACATGCTTTTGTTTGGTGCTACTGTCCTAACTGGCATTGTTCTAATTGGAGGGATGATACCTTATGTTTCTGAGACATTTGCCAGAATTCTGTTCTTGAGCAATTCACTGACATTCATGATGGTATGGGACTACCAGTGTTTATAATTTTAAATAGAAAGTTCTCAATTCAATAGCTAGGGCATACTTTAGCAAATCTTACATTAAAATTCTTCTCCCTTGGGTGTCTGATGCAGAGCATTAGTAATAACTCTTGACTTTTGATATGTGATGGCAGGTTTATGTCTGGAGCAAGCACAACCCCTTCATCCACATGAGCTTTCTGGGCTTGTTCACCTTTACTGCTGCCTACTTACCTTGGGTAATTGTTCTCCTGCTCCATTTCCTGAATGCAGCAGCATTGCAGCAGCCCACCTGATGTTCAAAATTATTTTTATGGTGACCCTATCTGTATGAAATCAATCATCTTTCTCACTCCTGAGTGTTGCACAAGATGTGAAATAATGTAATTTCTTTTGATTGCGCATATCTTCATAGGGGAAATGCTTACATACTGGCATTTCTTTAAAATATCAGCTACCTGCCACATATCCCAATTCTCATATCTAGTGATTCCTGGCTTTTTTTTTGTTCCAATGATCGAAATATATGC from Panicum hallii strain FIL2 chromosome 9, PHallii_v3.1, whole genome shotgun sequence includes:
- the LOC112876646 gene encoding derlin-2, coding for MAQAVEEWYRQMPIITRSYLTAAVVTTVGCTLDIISPYHLYLNPKLVVQQYEIWRLVTNFLYFRKMDLDFLFHMFFLARYCKLLEENSFRGRTADFFYMLLFGATVLTGIVLIGGMIPYVSETFARILFLSNSLTFMMVYVWSKHNPFIHMSFLGLFTFTAAYLPWVLLGFSILVGSSTWVDLLGMIAGHVYYFLEDVYPRMTGRRPLKTPSFIKALFADDNVVVARAPNAGVGVGARFGGMGPDPQVQ
- the LOC112873787 gene encoding muscle M-line assembly protein unc-89-like isoform X2; protein product: MAGKKTTPVKPAPPSTQRNGSATPSSKGRPKQASGEASAASAKARSAPKPRKITKEKLAAAKRKRDKPEPQEGGKRKKQQASGDVATPAKKRKKGDRPESKPQKEPKPAKKKQQPGKPEKPATPGKRHQSSGKQEKATTPSKKQPSSGKPEKAATPVKKQQSPGKPEKPVTPAKKQQSTGKAEKPAPTPKKQQQSPGKARKSAAPATTPTKKKQAKSEKPTPTKRKRGDDEPQNEARSPKRASADGDAPASTPVKKKRKDQKATAADMGSCSFPMARVRQLMRAEDATIRASNEAVFLINKASGLL
- the LOC112873787 gene encoding muscle M-line assembly protein unc-89-like isoform X1, whose product is MAGKKTTPVKPAPPSTQRNGSATPSSKGRPKQASGEASAASAKARSAPKPRKITKEKLAAAKRKRDKPEPQEGGKRKKQQASGDVATPAKKRKKGDRPESKPQKEPKPAKKKQQPGKPEKPATPGKRHQSSGKQEKATTPSKKQPSSGKPEKAATPVKKQQSPGKPEKPVTPAKKQQSTGKAEKPAPTPKKQQQSPGKARKSAAPATTPTKKKQAKSEKPTPTKRKRGDDEPQNEARSPKRASADGDAPASTPVKKKRKDQKATAADMGSCSFPMARVRQLMRAEDATIRASNEAVFLINKASEFFLGKFAEDAYRNALKDRKKSIIYDNLSTAVCSQKGFKFLSDFVPQRVTAEDALKTTAGNKSQADARLLVLC